Genomic DNA from Halomonas sp. BDJS001:
GCGCTATTGAAACACCTTCTAAAATTCCTCCTGTCGCTGCTTGAACAGTCCCTTCCGGGTCAGTAAAGCCAATCCACGACACAACGTCATGATTGTCTTGCAATCGTTCTAGCTGCCCCCGTAGCGCGCCAGGGCGCGTGTCATTAGTGAGTGCCTGCATACCCAATAGGAGTTTGACCTCCTTAATGCGTGCATCCATATTGCGCTCTAGCTTATCCACCATTTGATAGGCCGCTTCTGCAGTCGCCGTACCAATGCTAGCTTCCATTTGCTGCGCTGATTCACGAGATGCCACCCAGCCAAGTAACAGCGTAGTGGCAAACACCAACGTTGCAATTAGTGCGCTAAACCGTGAGCGTAGTGAGAAGCGCGAGAATAACCAGGTATGAACAGACATTATTATTAGCCATCACCGATAAGAGAAACTGCTTATTAACGTATTGTCATTAGCTGAAGGAAAGTACCTTATTCTGCTGTTTTTTGCATTTAACGGGTGGTTAATTATGATTCACTTAAAGACTGGCTCAAGGGAAAAAGGGCCAGCAAAGCTGGCCCGGAAATGTGAACTAAAACTCTTCCCAATCGGGTGTGCTGCTGGATAATTTTTTAGTTGTATAAGAAGAGTGAGTTGTTGCCAGGGGATGCGGTGAAGCCGTGGCGGTAGAGGATTCCGAACCAGCGTTCGCATCCCGCTTCAGTTTGAAGGTGGTGACCAACTCGGCCAAACGAGTGGCTTCATCCTGGAGTGATGCAGATGCCGTGCTGGTCTCTTCAACCAATGAGACATTTTCCTGCGTGGCGGAATCCATCTGAGATACAGCCGTACTGACTTGGCTAATGCCCGACTCCTGCTCTTTTGCAGCGAGCGCAAGCTCTTGCATCATTTCCGTCACTTTACGAATCGCTTCGTTGATATCCGCCATATCATGGCCATTTTTCGCTGCTTGTTCCGCACCCACCACAATACGCTGCGCGATATCTTCGATCATGGTGCGTATCTCTTTCGATGAGGTGGAGGTCTTTGTGGCTAGTGAGCGAACTTCACTCGCCACCACCGCAAAGCCTCTCCCATGTTCGCCTGCACGGGCAGCTTCCACAGAGGCATTGAGTGCCAGGATATTGGTTTGAAAGGCGATAGAGTCAATCACCTGAACAATATCGTGGACTTTATGCGAGGTTTCTTCCAGTTCGCGCATCAGTAGGCTAGTGCGCTCAGAGGCCTGTTTGCCGGTATTCGCCTGTTGTGCTGCGTCTTGGGTCAGTTGCTGGGCCTGGCTGGCAGTGTCAGCGTTTTGGCGCACAATCGATGAAATTTCATCCATACTCGCGGCGGTTTGTTGCAACGCCGCGGCTTGTTGTTCGGTGCGTGAGGCGAGGTCTTGGCTGCCGGTTGCGATTTGCGTTGAACTGGAGGCGACGGCTTCGCTACTTTGATTGAGTGTGCCAATCATGTCTTCCAGACGCTCTTGCATATCCTCCATGGCACTGTAAAGGCGGCCGATCTCGTTACGTCCTAGGGTGTCGATATGGCTGGTCAAATCCCCCTTGGCGATATTTTCACAGATGCGAACCGCACGCTGGAGTGGATTAATAACGAGCCGATTAATCATTATCTGTACCACAATGTAGAGCACTATGGCCGTTAAAATAAGCGCACCCACTGTAATGCTAAAAATGACGCTGTCGTGCTGGGCTTCCGAGTGAACCTGATTTCCCCGGCTTAGTGCATAGTTATTAAAATTATTGATTGCTGCGCTGAAGCTTGAAAATTTTTGGTTGATAGGATCCCTATACGCATCAAGAGCCTCATAACGCTCATTAGCCAAGTCGCCCCTTAGTTCGTCAGTGACAATAAGGTTGTAGCTTTCGACAATGTCAGCAATGAGCGGGCGACGCTCGGAACCAACCGGGAGCTCAATGCCTGAGAGTTCTGCAATACGCCGGTCAGCCCTTTCCAAACTCTGCAGCGCCTCTCCTAGCGCCCGCTTCGCATTGTTTTCGTTACCCGCTTGGTAGTGCTGAGACATACGCTCTAATCTTACCCGAACCTCCATTAGGTTCGTTTCTGCACGGTTGGCAGCACTCGCCTGCTGAGCGCTTATCTCATTAATTTCTGCTAGCAGCTGCGCAGACTCACGTTCTGCCATAGCCCCCATACTGCCCAAAATAATAAGCATGGCTAAAAGCACAATCAGTGCGCCAGCAATCACTCTCTTAACTGATATGTTTTGCATTGATACTTCTCCTAATACTCCCCGCACCTGAATTAGTGCATAGAGGAGTTTTAAAAGGTATCAATTTCTCATTAAAATAGTGTCTTGATTAAGTTGTCTTTAGTTTGTGATATTGTTAAATGGTTAGTTACGATAAAGTCGTATAATTAAATGTTTTCTTAACTAGTTTCAAAGTTCTTTGCTAAATGGATTGCTGTTAAAGCGTCTTATACATCACATACGTATCGACAAAACCAAGGCGTGCGTGGCGGTAAGCGTTAGGAACGGTACCCACAATGCGAAAGCCAAGTTTCTGCCATAACGCGACGGCCACTTCATTGGTAGCCACCACGGCGTTGTACTGCATGGCGAGAAACCCCAGTTCCCGTGCTTGTTGTTGAGAGTGCTCGCACATGGCACGCGCTACGCCTTTGCCCCGTGCGGCAGGGGTCACCATATAGCCACAGTTACATATATGGTCACCGGGGCCTGCCGCGTTGGCTTTTAAGTAGTAGGCACCCAACACTTGGCCATTTTTATCTTTGGCAACCACGCTGGCGTTCGGCGTTTTACACCATAACTGCCGGGCAGCGTCAAAGCCGATATCTGGGTCAATCGCATAAGTCTCTTGCGCTGCCACAATGGCGTGAAAGGTTGGCCAGAAAACAGCAAAATCGCCGTCCGTCATCGGAGAAAAAGCCAGTGTGGTCATCAGTATCCTCTACAGCGAAGCGCCTACCGAGCGACCTCAGCCACAATCTTGTAGCTACGCAGACGGTCAGCGTGATTGTAAAAATCGCTATTAATCATCAGTTCATCGGCACCCGTACGCGCTTGGAACTCCTCAAGTTCTGCTTTAACCGTCTCTGGCCCACCAATAATAGCCGCCCCTAAAAACTGGCTAACCTGGGCTTGCTCCACCGGCG
This window encodes:
- a CDS encoding methyl-accepting chemotaxis protein, which encodes MQNISVKRVIAGALIVLLAMLIILGSMGAMAERESAQLLAEINEISAQQASAANRAETNLMEVRVRLERMSQHYQAGNENNAKRALGEALQSLERADRRIAELSGIELPVGSERRPLIADIVESYNLIVTDELRGDLANERYEALDAYRDPINQKFSSFSAAINNFNNYALSRGNQVHSEAQHDSVIFSITVGALILTAIVLYIVVQIMINRLVINPLQRAVRICENIAKGDLTSHIDTLGRNEIGRLYSAMEDMQERLEDMIGTLNQSSEAVASSSTQIATGSQDLASRTEQQAAALQQTAASMDEISSIVRQNADTASQAQQLTQDAAQQANTGKQASERTSLLMRELEETSHKVHDIVQVIDSIAFQTNILALNASVEAARAGEHGRGFAVVASEVRSLATKTSTSSKEIRTMIEDIAQRIVVGAEQAAKNGHDMADINEAIRKVTEMMQELALAAKEQESGISQVSTAVSQMDSATQENVSLVEETSTASASLQDEATRLAELVTTFKLKRDANAGSESSTATASPHPLATTHSSYTTKKLSSSTPDWEEF
- a CDS encoding GNAT family N-acetyltransferase, which translates into the protein MTTLAFSPMTDGDFAVFWPTFHAIVAAQETYAIDPDIGFDAARQLWCKTPNASVVAKDKNGQVLGAYYLKANAAGPGDHICNCGYMVTPAARGKGVARAMCEHSQQQARELGFLAMQYNAVVATNEVAVALWQKLGFRIVGTVPNAYRHARLGFVDTYVMYKTL